From a region of the Kwoniella mangroviensis CBS 8507 chromosome 1 map unlocalized Ctg01, whole genome shotgun sequence genome:
- a CDS encoding orotidine 5'-phosphate decarboxylase has product MSSPHPTTLIPYSERIKFHTNPTAIKILEIMDRKKTNLAVSVDVNTAKEALEVVRRVGASVCMVKTHCDIFEDFTPAFIEELVRLSKELDFVIFEDRKFADIGNTVSLQYSSGVHKIASWADLTNAHSVPGPGIIAGLAKIGQPLGRGLLLLAEMSSAGSLAVGGYTEQTFKMAQDAGRDFVIGFIAQDRVDRADKIKEGEDYLIMSPGVGLGKKGDSLGQQYRTPRECVVDSGADVIIVGRGIYGVEGGEQAVRDEAERYRQEGWKAYEERLGKK; this is encoded by the exons atgtcatcaCCTCACCCTACTACCCTCATCCCATACTCTGAACGAATCAAGTTCCACACCAACCCTACCGCGATCAAGATTCTGGAAATCATGGATAGGAAGAAGACCAACTTGGCTGTATCGGTTGATGTCAATACTGCTAAAGAGGCTTTGGAGGTGGTCAGGAGAGTAGGTGCGAGTGTATGtatggtcaag ACCCACTGTGATATCTTTGAAGACTTCACTCCTGCCTTCATCGAGGAGCTGGTCAGACTTTCGAAAGAACTTGATttcgtcatcttcgaagatAGGAAATTCGCTGATATCG GCAACACCGTCTCTCTCCAATACTCCTCAGGCGTCCACAAAATCGCCTCCTGGGCGGACCTCACCAACGCCCATTCTGTCCCTGGTCCAGGTATAATCGCGGGCTTAGCCAAGATCGGTCAACCCCTTGGACGAGGTTTACTCCTTCTCGCCGAGATGTCTTCAGCTGGATCATTGGCTGTAGGTGGATATACCGAACAAACATTCAAGATGGCTCAAGATGCCGGTCGAGACTTTGTTATTGGATTCATCGCTCAAGATCGAGTTGATCGTGCGGataagatcaaagaaggcgaagatTATTTGATTATGTCACCAGGAGTTGGACTGGGTAAGAAAGGAGATTCTTTAGGACAACAATATAGGACCCCTAGAGAGTGTGTGGTAGATTCGGGAGCGGATGTGATCATTgttggaagaggtatatacGGTGTGGAAGGTGGGGAACAAGCTGTTAGAGATGAGGCGGAGAGATATAGAcaggagggatggaaggcTTATGAAGAGAGGCTGGGTAAGAAGTAG